In the genome of Scylla paramamosain isolate STU-SP2022 chromosome 2, ASM3559412v1, whole genome shotgun sequence, the window gatattaaagcaacaatttggatttaggagagggagatcgtgtgttacaaacttactgagtttttattctagagtggtagatataatgcaagaaagagatggatgggctgattgtgtttatttagacctgaaggcagcctttgataaagtgccacacagaaaattgttgtggaagttgaagcataatggtgggctaaggggggggcttgctgagatggatggaaaatttcttgacaaacagagaaatgagaaccttggtaaaagataaaaaatcatcatggagggaagtcataagtggagtaccccaaggctcaatacttgcaccaatcatgtttgcagtctatataaatgatatgacggagaAGGTGAaaagctacatgagcctttttgcggatgatgcaaagttgctgaagaaagttgagagtgcagaggactgtggaacgttacaagaagacctgaacaagatatcagagtggagttatagatgggaaatggaatttaatttaaagaagtgtaaagtaatagaatttggaaaaagtacaagaagagtaaaaggaaattatgtgttgaatggtgtaaggttgagtggagcagaagaggaaaaggatctcggtgttacagtgactgggaacctgaccctggagagacacattagcaaaattacaggagtaacctataacttgttgagaagaataaggcaggcctttgcatatatggatgaagagatggtcaggaagatgatcgtgtcgctgataagacccagactagaatatgcagcagtagtgtggtcgccatacaagaaaaaggataaaagtaagttggagagagttcagagagcagctacgaagatggtaccaagtatcagagacttgtcatatgaagacagactggaaaggatacatctacaaacgttggaaaagaggagagaaagggaagacatgattgcgatatataaagcatataagggagtagaggaggtggaccggagcaacttaatggtctgggatacacgggacactagaggacatggaaagaggctgaagaggagtgcttgtagaagagacgcCAAAAAGTACCCAttgtattgatgtatggaacagtcgggatgaggagatagtaaatgaagaaagtatacatggattcaaggctaagttggatattaaaagatatggagatgggacagcacaagcataactcttttcccataaagcataactaggtaaatacacacacacacactttatactCACACCAGCAGGCACTGTGCAGGTGACCTTTGTGGGTCCACCAGAGATAACCACACACTTCTTGCCACCCAGAGTCATAATGGCACTGCCAGCCTCCCACCCATCACTGTCTGGGAAGCCAGTGCCAGTCACAGTGAGAGGATACTGTCCACCAGTGCTGCCCTCCATGATGCTGAGTGCAACCACGGTGACTGGCACCATGTAgatgatgggggaggggagcagTGCCGAGCCAGCCGGCTGCATGCTGAGTGCCACTGAATGCAAGCCGCCCCACAGTGCTACAGTGCAGGTGAGCTGGGTGGCAGTGATGGCCGTGCCACTCAGGGTGAGGGTGTGCTGCAGCCCCTCGCCTGTCAGGAAAAATACAAGTTTGGAATGAGTTAAATTAgatggtgaaggtgagggtgagtgaATGCCATGGGCCCTTACCTGATGAAGGCAAGCCAGGGAAGAGGCAGAGCTACAAGACTaatcagacaaacagacagaccgacGGCTCACCTGCAGTGCCGGAGACGCCAGTCAGCATGGGAGTGGTGGCATCATCGTAGGTGAAGGCACAGGCACCAAGACATGCACCAAAGTAACCATTCACTTGTACTGTCACCTGATAGCAATGAGGCAAGATCATGTTATTAGTTATCCTCAtcatctggaactccctgcctgcttctgtatttccctcttcctgtgacttcaactctttcaagagggaggtttgaagacacttatcctccagttttggatgatccttttttactttcctgTAGGTTACTGGCACTCactgagctttttttttctttttagttgccCTTGGTCAATGTCCCTCTTGCAGtaaaaatatcattatcattagtgaTCCAtgcctatattctctctctctctctttctctctctctctctctctttctctctctctctctctctctctgccaatcaGCAAGGACTTACATGAGGAGAGTCCCTATGAGTGGTCACAAAGTCTGTCTCAAGAGGGCTGTGCCAAAGGACTCCAGCTGAGTCACGAATGATCTTGGTTTTTAGAGTTCTGTGAAGGAGCAATGGGTAACTTAAACAAatggactaacctaacctaacttaaacaaatggactaacctaacctaacttaaacaaatgggctaacctaacctaacttaaacatatggactagcctaacctaactcaaatggactaacctaacctaaacaaacagactaatttaacctaacttaaacatatggactagcctaacctaacttaaacaaatggactaacctaacctaacatgtgAACAAATCTAGCCTAACTTGAACAAatggactaacctaacctaacagatgggcaataacagaataacaaaaatggTAGAAAAAGCAGATAGATAggttaaataaataagacagggtaaagaaagaagatagctaaaaatacatacatacatacatacatacatacatacatacatacatacatacataaatacatacatacatatgccaAGGCTGTTTCCCTCCATAACATATAGATAGGACAAAGGAAATAACCCAACAAATGAGAGACAGTTAAGTTAAATAGAGATTGCATAAAGAAAATACCCGAATAATGAAGCAAGTAAGTCAAAAAGATAGGATAGGATACAGTAAGGAAAATGACcctacaaagaagaaaggattagGTCAAACAGATACCATGGAATAGGTTAAATAAATATGACagtgtaaagaaagaagatagctaaaaatacatacatacatacatacatacatatgccaAGGCTGAGAGAAAATTATTCCACACAGAAGAGACAAATCTCGTAACTCTGCCACCAAAGAATACAGGTTTTTCACAACTAACTCTAAATAAATATGGGaataaacagaagagagagcaaCAAATACTTCCAATCCCTCACCCATCAAACATCAGGTTATCTGTGTGTATCTCCACCAGCTCCTTTCTGCCGGGATCTTCCTCCCACTcaatgtagtagtggtagttctTGCAGGAGCCGGAGTACTGGACTGTGAGATCAGTTCCCAGGGCACTTTCCAGAATGCCCTCCAGGACCTTTGGGTCAACACCTGCTGGAATGTCTGccaaaatgagtgaatgagtgagtgagtgagtgactgactgactgactgactgactgactgactgactgactgactgactgactgactgactgactgagtgagtaactgactgactgactgagtggatAAGTgattgaatgagtgagtgagtgaatgagtgagtgagtgagtgaataagtgactgaatgaatgagtgggtgagtgagtgagtgagcgatgCAGAATCTTTCCTTAACCATtattaacattatgaaaaacagctGAAAATCTCCAAAATTCAGCTTGTTAAAAGTGCAGAATTCTTATGAAACTGTCACTAGTCATGAAAAATATCTCTGAAAACTTCACTAAACTACCACTACCCCTCTTAAACTATCATCAGCATcataaaacaccttgaaaaccaaATAACCTCCAcagcagcctgttaaactactaCTGTCCTTCTTAAGCTTGCACcagaattataaaacactcttgaaaaacctAAATAACTTTCAGTAAAGCCTTTTAAACTCCCACTTCaccgttgaaaaaaaaaaaaaaagttacactagagccttttaaaaattACCActtcactcttgaaaacctaaataactcccactacagccttttaaactCTCACTTCACCcttgaaaaactaaataacttccactaaagccttTCAAACTACCACTGACCACccttgaaaaattaaatgacttccactagagccttttaaactaccactggcATTCTTAAAAGCCTGAGGAAacctccactgcagcctgttaaaatgaaaataagataagacaGCAAGACATATAGGAACACTGGCCAGTGACATCCATAGTTCAGTCTCCCAACAAACCTTTTACAACCTGCCCCTGAATTCCGAGGTCCCAGCGAGGGGACCCGTGGCAGTCTGAGAGGAGCGTGTGACTGTCACCTGAGTGTCAAAGCTTGCTGGAGGACctgatagagggagagagagtgggaaaagTACTGATTAATGCTGTGGGTTTTATGGCAGTGTGTATTAAGTTTTGTCGTTTTTGCTTCTTTTAGTATGTGGGTGGCTTTGTTTAAGGCAACAATATGAtggaacacaaatgaaaaggGCCCACTAAAGGTGTCAGTCCCCAAAGACTTGTCAATGGGTTACCTAAGActaagaggaaaatatattaagctgcattgttttcctttattgttgaATGTAAATGTGGATGATAAGGCATCTTTttcttatgattctctctctctctctctctctctctctctctctctctctctctctctctctctctctctctcatctcatgaTCCAATAACACACATCCAGCATCATGACACTactaaacaaagtaaaaaaagataaataaattaaaataaaaaaaagtaaaaataccaCAAActccatggaaaaaaaaaagcagataagaagaggaaacagagtgacgggcaaaaaaaaaaaaaaaaaaatatggaggacaaaacaggataaacatttcaccttcttcattatttttaccttccaCCTGCAGGACCCCAAGGAGGGACATTCCAGTCTTGCAGTTTGTGGTCTGGAATTCCAGGGAGTACCCATTCTCTGTCATCTTCTTGACTGCCACATCCTCAATAAGGATTCCCTTCTGCTTGAGGGCGGGCGGGTACATCTGTGTCACTGTGGcaggggaggaggcagtaagggttagtgtgtgtgtgtgtgtgtgtgtgtgtgtgtgtgtgtgtgtgtgtgtgtgtgtgtgtgtgtgtgtgtgtgtgtgtgtgtgtgtgtgttttactattAGAGAGTATGGACAGCAGATGTATGGATTCCCTCACACTTACCAGAAGTTGGGGTGGTGAGGAAGGCCACCTCATCAACATACACATCATCAGTCACTCCTGCAGGCTTTGGGAGACTCACACTCTTCACCAGCAATGTGTCTCCTGTCTTGTAAATGGATCTTTCCGAACTGACCATTGCCTCCACCAGATCCTCACAGTGGTGCGTCCAGCTGTGGGCATTAATGAACAGAATGAAAACAGCAATACTTGTTTTTAACTCCTACAAaagttttttggttttattattacATGATTCTAAAGTACTTATCCAATGTATGCTGCCAGGCCTTGCTATGGATGTAcatggccagctgtgctatgctGAAGCTCCTGGGATGTAATAaggtggtccacaagactgtctCTTTCCACCAGTGGTTGGCAGGgcatgtgagtgtgtggagcTTCATCTGGTCCAACCCATGTGGGATGGATGGTAGATGGATAGACTGAGAGAGAAGCTGGCTAGGTATTGtataatgtggaggaggaagctgtGTACAGGTGTTATTCTTTGCAGGGAAGGGTTAAACTGCTTGTTGGTGAGGTCATGCTGGAAGACTATTTGCtctatagaagaagagaaaggtgtaACTATTGATctgcagtgtagaagagaggtgtAACCAtcatttgtgggaaaaaaacacctgaagatcaaaaaacaaaataaggcacttttttcctatcttttatctcttttattgaCCTGTTttaccttctgttttctttcctttaatatcACATTGCATGTTCAATAGAAGCAAGTTGTATAGAAACTTTaagttgtatagaaaaaaacacctgaagatcaaaaaacaaaataaggcacttttttcctatcttttatctcttttattgaCCTGTTttaccttctgttttctttcctttaatatcACATTGCATGTTCAATAGAAGCAAGTTGTATAGAAACTTTAACCCCTTAAGTTAatttccatctccatctctGGGTAAATATGGCAAACTTAGAAAATGACAGaagataattttattttaaaacttaatttctctttgtaattctgaatacaatgatgtactttcCATCACACTATTACCCTTGAAAGTAGAGTTAAAGCATATCAAAAGTTCCTTCCCTGACGCACAGTGTAACCCGCCGAGCAGAAATAACTTGAAGTGCGATAACATTgcgcaaattctctctctctctctctctctctctctctctctctctctctctctctctctctctctctctctctctctctccttttgggCATTTCATTTGGGTTGAAAAATTgtacttccaatgagagagagagagagagagagagagagagagagagagagagagagagagagagagagagagagagagagagagagagagagagagagagagagagagagatggaagtttGAGAGGTGGCCACAGAGGTCCACTGTGACTGTCAGAGGAGGGAAGTGGTGCCTTTTtacccttcctccatctccaatTTCAAATAAATAGCGTGAGTGATACAAGAGGGTCttatcacacgcacacacacacacgtgtgtgcgCACGTGCAATTGGAATTCTCAGCTATAAGGTGTACAGAGACTAGGCTTGTCATGTCAAACATCACTTGATAagccctccccttttcctccaacccatccctctctctctctctctctctctctctctctctctctctctctctctctctctcatacacaaaggtagcttgtaatttttttttacttggctagtgcagtaaaatccctcttatctggcatcaacgggaccaccgacatgccggatacttgaatattgccggatacttgaatagaagtgaaattatatccacaatcatcaccctacactcacgcatcttaccataacaaagatcagctgatcttaatcagcagctgatctgatcagctgcttaagtgtgaGCACAACACGCTtactcttttctacaactttaggcatgatgaaggtgtcaggcgataaacagtgcacatgcgggactAAGTCACTGaataaacacagtgcagtgggccgtgggtggcgcgaagcagtgcgctctggtggcgaggggacaaagtatgcctcgcgtgggaatttcaatcgattttatgagtacacattgattttttattgattttaaggctcggggaaaaatgtgccagatacttgaagctgccggatacttgaatgccagatgagagggattttactgtaaacaTAAACTGTCTTCACTCTCATCAGTAATATCTGCATCACCCCCAGATGACATGTTTAGGTCACTATCCACATTGCTCCCTTCACTCAGTGGGTGTGTTCCAACCTCAGTGTCATGGGAGTTACCAGATGTTATCtctaggaggaaaaaaaaagcttagtgAGACCAAACTGAAATAGTCACCGTGGCAACTCAGCTAGTGGAGAGAGTTGCTAGATACTTACAACAGCCTTCCAATTTGAGTAAGCAGGAGGAAAATACAAACGTGTGGCATGAAAAATCATGATTTCTCATGATTTCCAGAATGATCACCGTCCCACGATACAGTCATTCATGGACAATCACCATATATTAATGgttaaaaagacaagaagaaggaagcagaTATGATATCTTCATCAACTGATACCTTTACCTCCTCACTCttgtattccttttcttcatgcTACAGAACACTCAGCATGGACAGAGCTACACAGAACACTTTTCATTCTAACATCCTACCGGTTGGCTGGAAAAGAACGCTCCAGTAGcacagtctcctcctcctcattgccctccttgtccctgtgtgtgtgtgtgtgtgtgtgtgtgtgtgtgtgtgtgtgtgtgtgtgtgtgtgtgtgtgtgtgtgtgtgtgtgtgtgtgtgtgtgtgtgtgtgtgtgtgtgtgtgtgttgttcttaACTAATTACAATTTTGTATGATTGAGTCAACCTAGTAATGTTCTgtcttttaaagttaatttgtcatattCATCTTTAAAGCCATGAatgctccatgtgtgtgtgtgtgtgtgtgtgtgtgtgtgtgtgtgtgtgtgtgtgtgtgtgtgtgtgtgtgtgtgtgtgttatgcctgGTTTGACTCTGCTATTACACATCCACAAgagattattttaatttctatttcagctggacaaaaaaaatgatattgtAACTTTTGTATTACTTGTGTTTTTGTCAGTAAGCaacaatgatgacaacaacaacaacaacaacaacaacaacaacaacaacaacaactactactactactactactactactactactactactactactactactactactactactactactactactactactactactactactcacataTCTATAGGTGTTAGCGTTGATCATACTGTTTGATGCAGCCTCCCTGAAGATTCTTGGCTCATTTCTTGACAACCTGAAGGCTTTCCTGGTGGCAGATTGTGCTGCATTACAATCAACACATCATCAATATTGTCAttcattttcaacttttttttattaccagaTCTGTCATGTCACTAATTATTTCTGGTAATCTATCAACTTCTATCAAGTACTTTCAAGCTCTTCTACATTTCCTCAATAATTTCATATTTTCCAagcctcctttactttccctatttatttatccatctgtttattcctgtccttttatttcctccgtCCATGCTccattcctctcattctcctcttgtcctcttcctcacacactccatcactccatcctctatctatttccatccttgaatgttctaattttctttctctcttcttgtctcccTCACCTACTCCATCCTCCATTTATTTCCATCCATGCATGTTTAAAtcttattcccttcctatcctctctctcacacactccaaTGCTCCATCTATCATTTGTTTCCATCCTTACATGTTCAAATTCTCTCATTAACCCCTTATCCCTTCCCTCACATACTCCATCACTCCATTCTTGCttgctcttattctcttctcatcctttccctaACAACTTCCAACACCCTCACACTTCAATGGAGGTCAAACTCTCAAACTCATAGCTTTCAACACCCAGCCTGCACATTCCAAAcagtcacacatccctcctgcctcccaaacactgtcacacatccctcctgcctcccaaacactatcacacatcccccctccctcccaaacACTATCACACATCCCTCCTACCTCCCACAGAAGGGTTCCACATCCCCTACTACAGTGCCAAGCATTCCTGGAAGTCCTATCTTGTCTTCAAATGTTCTGTAGTGCATGGTCTGGATCCCACTGAGGTACACGTGGCATTTCTGCTCTGTCATGTCCAGCAACTGCTCTTGAACCTGTGTAGAAAGAGGTGGTGTTGTACTTTTTCCTGTGATGGACGTCAAGCTGGTGTTTCCAAGGGAAGTTTTCTTTGCAGTGTTGTgagtgaaagggaatgaagcTGAAGGTTAGATTTACTTAGGTGTCTGATATCCTAAGACTTTTGGTAATAGCAGTTGTTGACGGTAAGAGTAGTGCTGGATTAAtagtctgtccatctatatgaCTGGTTGCCAATCCCACATGAGGtggtccagacaaagcaccacacactcatataccTATCATTaagtagttatagtagtggtagtggtaatggtaatggtggtagtggtggtggtagtagtagtagtagtagtagtagtagtagtagtagtagtagtagtagtagtagtagtagtagtagtagtagtagtagtagtagcagaagtagtagtagttaatgatATAACACCcaactcttcatctctttcaccaTCTAATTCTGTACACCATAAGAAAATTAACCAGAGAAAATGCAGTTTGAATTgtgtggcctctctctctctctctcacctgtgcaGGGTCAGCAATATCAATGACAGGCGACGTCATCCCGTCCAGGTACAGCACACCAGTGACAGGAGACGTGCCTCGTATTTCAATGTGCTGCACCTCCCACCTCTGTATGATGTCCAGGGTCACTCGCTGCCTCTCGTTAACGGCCTGAGGGGTGCTTCTCCTGGTGAACTTTGTGTGGAAGTCCTTCATAGCAAGAGTAAAGTCTGTTgtagctgtaagagagagatgtgttggcttgaaatgtaaggaaaaatgCTTCTCTTTGTATGGATAAATTCTTTTGTAGCAATGAGAAAGAAGTTGACTTTGTAAggctatttctttttcctagCTGTAAGAAAGATGTAAGaaagacacctgccaaaacaataattactcccagtgaggtctaaagcactgttcagggggtgctgtgaacttatcattaaacccagctgtgacctcactgaacatttccctttgtgtctcacaacacaagggggcagtcacagcctgtcctctaaagacaactctcttcctccacacaaaactacaagcacctaataacatacacatccttcactcaaaaattttaaaatcatcatggcaactcctacagcagcctcggagtccccatctggggaggggaccataaatgtccccaggtcggactgcatttctgtcgacgaccctaagtgtcttgacacccccctcaactttttcttcattaacttctacaacattcgcggtctaagatctaattttcaatctgtagaacaccacctctcctcttctaaacttcatcttcttttcctcactgaaactcaggtgtctgaggcaactgacagtagccccttttctgttccctcctacactctctatcctcattttcgatccaaagctggatgctgcgtttatgtgcgcaatgacttaacctgctctcgtgcccacactcttgaatcttccgagttttccaccatctggctacgactacagagtcactctcaaactaaatttatctgtgctgtatacctctcacctaactcctctgactaaaaCAAATTCTTTGgcaacttaacttccaaagtggagcacattctgaccctcttcccttttgcagagatcattcttggagacttcaatgttcaccatcagctttggctttcctctcccttcactgaccatcctggtgaactagcctacaactttgctatcctccatgacctagagcaattggtgcaacatcctactggtattcctgaccgttttagagatacgcccaacattcttgaccttttcctgacctctaatccttctgcttatactgtcaccctttcttctccgttgggctcctccgatcacaatctcatatctttatcttgtcctatcattccaatctctcctcaggatccccctaagcgaaggtgcctctggcgttttgcctctgctagttggggggacctgaggaggtattttgctgattttccttggaatgactactgcttccgtgtcagagacccgtctttgtgtgacgagcacataacagaggtgatagtgtctggcatggaggcgtacattcctcactctttttctcgtccaaaaccttctaaaccttggtttaacacagcttgttctcgtgctatacatgatagagaggtggcccacaaaggtacttaagccattaccagaatctcatgcactttatatttctgcctggaaccatgccaagtctgttctccaactagccaaaaactccttcattaacagaaaatgtcaaaacctttcaagatctaactcccctcatgacttctggcatctagccaaaaatatctccaataactttgcttcttcttctttccctcctctatttcaaccagagggcaccactgctatcacatctatttctaaagctgaactctttgctcaaacctttgctagaaactctaccttggatgattctgggcttgttcctccctctcctccaccctctgactacttcatgccacctattaaaattctttgcaatgatgtttatGGAGCTGATGGtctccctcctat includes:
- the LOC135112227 gene encoding uncharacterized protein LOC135112227 isoform X2, with the translated sequence MNATVYVTGRGASEVTKTGMYVDSQDRLYQFHTYAGMHNVSPLRGSSQGGTLFTIDGVGFDPYKEQTKVLVGDAQCAIQDITDEQIQCLTPTQGKTSAGSGERRLLVELYQGEYFESNFLEETSWAALSPSHAGYKAFVPQDAELKFPIEVTRDTVGTLKATTDFTLAMKDFHTKFTRRSTPQAVNERQRVTLDIIQRWEVQHIEIRGTSPVTGVLYLDGMTSPVIDIADPAQVQEQLLDMTEQKCHVYLSGIQTMHYRTFEDKIGLPGMLGTVVGDVEPFCGRKAFRLSRNEPRIFREAASNSMINANTYRYMKLHTLTCPANHWWKETVLWTTLLHPRSFSIAQLAMYIHSKAWQHTLDKYFRIM
- the LOC135112227 gene encoding fibrocystin-L-like isoform X4, which translates into the protein MFDGTLKTKIIRDSAGVLWHSPLETDFVTTHRDSPHVTVQVNGYFGACLGACAFTYDDATTPMLTGVSGTAGEGLQHTLTLSGTAITATQLTCTVALWGGLHSVALSMQPAGSALLPSPIIYMVPVTVVALSIMEGSTGGQYPLTVTGTGFPDSDGWEAGSAIMTLGGKKCVVISGGPTKVTCTVPAGDVNFLLTLKSMMTICCHQQALWVQALLQITGSLLLVVTRPLVVTRLLAVNHLLAVTQKLKILTQMIP